The Paeniglutamicibacter sulfureus genome includes a region encoding these proteins:
- a CDS encoding ABC transporter ATP-binding protein, whose protein sequence is MSMETAAWHSLWRMSGPDKGKAYASTTPRRVLAFAASYKNRLLVFVLFSVLSAVLAVITPVLAGRVVDAIVAQTGIQVVLNLAGIIAIVAVLDAVISLVVRWFSSKLGEGIIFDLRTAVFDHVQKMPVAFFTRTRTGALVSRLNNDVIGAQSAFAGTLSGLVSNTVAVVLTAGVMFSTSWQVTALALVLLPVFLFPARHFGKSLALLRKESADLNASMGTQMTERFSAPGATLIKLFGRPADESAQFATRAGRVRDIGVKMAMRQFFFVSMLTLVAALALALVYGLGGVYAVRGQLAAGDVVVLALLLTRLYAPLTALANARVEITSALVSFDRVFEILDLKPLISDSPNARVLDPGPVSVKFSNVSFAYPSAEKVSLASLEDVAVLDTRGGETVLHGIDFEIPAGTTVALVGSSGAGKSTIASLLARLYDVDSGSVQLAGVDIRELKLGSLRSTVSMVTQDGHLFHETIGSNLRLAKPEASDAELWQALQRARLEPTIEALPDGLDTVVGERGYRLSGGERQRMTIARLLLAAPQVVILDEATAALDSSNEAAVQAALAEALENRTALVIAHRLSTIRTADMILVIEDGRIAERGTHTELMAVRGRYAELHDTQFAQ, encoded by the coding sequence ATGAGCATGGAAACTGCGGCCTGGCATTCATTGTGGAGAATGTCCGGACCGGACAAGGGCAAGGCATATGCGTCCACGACACCGCGGAGGGTGCTGGCCTTTGCCGCGAGCTACAAGAACCGGCTTTTGGTCTTCGTGCTGTTCTCTGTGCTGTCGGCCGTCTTGGCAGTGATCACCCCGGTGTTGGCCGGACGCGTGGTTGATGCCATCGTGGCCCAAACCGGGATCCAGGTGGTGTTGAATCTGGCGGGGATCATCGCGATCGTGGCGGTGTTGGACGCCGTCATCTCGCTGGTGGTCCGCTGGTTCTCCTCGAAACTGGGCGAGGGAATCATCTTCGATCTGCGCACCGCAGTCTTTGACCACGTGCAGAAGATGCCCGTGGCATTCTTTACCCGCACGCGCACCGGGGCCCTGGTCAGCCGCCTGAACAATGACGTGATCGGAGCCCAATCCGCTTTTGCCGGAACCCTCTCGGGCCTGGTTTCGAACACCGTGGCAGTGGTGTTGACCGCAGGTGTCATGTTCTCCACGTCTTGGCAGGTCACTGCGCTGGCGTTGGTGCTGCTGCCGGTCTTCCTGTTTCCCGCACGCCACTTCGGCAAATCCCTGGCCTTGCTGCGCAAGGAATCGGCGGACCTCAACGCTTCCATGGGCACCCAAATGACCGAACGGTTCTCCGCCCCCGGGGCTACGCTGATAAAGCTATTCGGGCGCCCGGCCGACGAATCGGCGCAGTTTGCCACCCGCGCCGGACGCGTGCGGGACATCGGGGTGAAGATGGCCATGCGCCAGTTCTTCTTCGTCTCCATGCTCACCTTGGTGGCTGCCCTGGCCCTGGCCCTGGTGTACGGGCTCGGCGGTGTCTACGCGGTGCGCGGCCAGCTGGCCGCCGGTGATGTGGTGGTGTTGGCATTGCTGCTCACCCGGCTCTACGCGCCGCTGACTGCGCTGGCCAACGCCCGGGTGGAAATCACCAGTGCCCTGGTGAGCTTTGACCGCGTCTTTGAAATCCTTGACCTCAAGCCCCTGATCAGCGACTCACCCAATGCCCGCGTGCTGGATCCAGGCCCGGTGTCGGTGAAGTTTTCCAACGTTTCCTTTGCCTACCCCAGTGCGGAGAAGGTGTCCCTGGCCTCCCTGGAAGACGTCGCGGTGCTCGACACCCGGGGCGGGGAAACGGTATTGCACGGTATCGACTTCGAGATCCCCGCCGGGACCACGGTGGCCCTGGTCGGCTCCTCGGGGGCCGGAAAATCAACGATCGCTTCCCTGCTGGCGCGGCTCTACGACGTTGATTCGGGCAGCGTGCAGTTGGCGGGGGTCGATATCCGCGAACTGAAACTGGGTTCGTTGCGCTCCACCGTTTCCATGGTCACGCAGGACGGGCATCTTTTCCACGAGACGATTGGATCAAACCTGCGCCTGGCCAAGCCGGAGGCCAGCGACGCGGAGCTTTGGCAGGCGCTGCAGCGAGCCCGGTTGGAACCCACCATCGAAGCGCTTCCCGACGGGCTGGACACGGTGGTGGGGGAACGTGGCTACCGGCTCTCGGGTGGGGAGCGCCAGCGCATGACCATTGCGCGGCTGCTCCTGGCCGCCCCGCAGGTGGTCATTCTCGATGAGGCCACCGCCGCGCTGGATTCTTCCAACGAAGCGGCCGTCCAGGCCGCGTTGGCCGAAGCACTGGAAAACCGGACGGCCCTGGTCATCGCGCACCGCCTCTCCACGATCCGCACGGCCGACATGATCCTGGTCATCGAGGATGGACGGATTGCCGAGCGCGGCACCCACACCGAGCTCATGGCCGTGCGAGGGCGTTATGCCGAATTGCACGACACCCAGTTCGCGCAGTAG
- a CDS encoding NUDIX hydrolase, producing the protein MPKILTIAALQLLDASGRILLVRKQGTTTFMQPGGKLEFGESPLSAVLRETQEEIGLVFSPDQVTAMGMWKGPAANEADTDIHAYLFAARTLESPRIQAEIDQIMWLEPETAMARPDIAPLLREKVLPGLLGR; encoded by the coding sequence GTGCCAAAGATTCTTACCATCGCAGCCTTGCAACTACTAGACGCCTCCGGACGCATCCTTTTGGTGCGCAAGCAGGGGACCACTACCTTCATGCAGCCGGGAGGAAAACTCGAATTCGGGGAAAGTCCACTGTCCGCGGTATTGCGGGAAACACAGGAGGAAATCGGACTGGTTTTCAGTCCCGACCAAGTCACCGCCATGGGGATGTGGAAGGGGCCTGCAGCCAACGAGGCCGACACCGACATCCACGCCTATTTGTTTGCCGCGCGAACCCTGGAGAGCCCGAGAATCCAAGCCGAAATCGACCAAATCATGTGGCTGGAGCCGGAAACTGCGATGGCCCGACCTGACATCGCGCCCCTACTTCGCGAAAAGGTCTTGCCCGGCTTGCTGGGTCGCTGA
- a CDS encoding ROK family transcriptional regulator: MQRGTNLGRLGDFNQAVIFESIRRAVDGVSRVELAGSTGLSPQTISNVVRRLLDEGLVREDRTIVSGPGKPRTVLELESNRMVAVGIHLDPGVITVVILNLRGEILHSRRLDIPAVEVPEKTIETMATTVDEIISESGVPRSNVLGVGVVVPGPLDPERGVMIDPPLLDGWKDVDMVGPLHRLLKLDVIIEKDTIAASIAEQWKGNDAERDNFVTMYVGAGIGAGMVLNGEIHRGISNNAGEIGHYSTGVISQDCNICGRNDCLHASLSFNMIAQQARERGLNLTAPDDGNAEERAAGMNEIVALAQSGNEVAVELIRECMGHVGQVAGQLCNTLDVGLVILAGPLWAEVDEWCLEDVRAIINERFSSKHVHAIEVRSSTLGHEVGAIGGACAIMDASLSPKAAALLLR, encoded by the coding sequence ATGCAGCGGGGCACCAACTTAGGTCGACTCGGGGATTTTAATCAGGCGGTCATTTTTGAATCGATTCGCCGTGCAGTTGACGGGGTCAGCCGTGTGGAGCTTGCAGGCTCGACCGGGCTTTCCCCACAGACCATTTCAAACGTCGTGCGCCGACTCTTGGATGAAGGTCTGGTCCGCGAGGACCGGACGATTGTTTCGGGCCCGGGCAAACCGCGTACCGTCTTGGAACTTGAATCCAACCGCATGGTGGCCGTAGGTATCCACCTGGATCCCGGCGTAATCACCGTGGTGATACTGAACCTGCGGGGTGAAATCCTGCACTCGCGCCGCCTGGATATTCCCGCCGTCGAGGTTCCGGAAAAGACCATCGAAACCATGGCGACGACCGTGGACGAGATTATTTCCGAATCCGGAGTACCGCGTTCCAACGTGTTGGGCGTGGGTGTCGTTGTTCCCGGTCCCTTGGATCCCGAACGCGGGGTGATGATCGATCCGCCGCTGCTCGACGGTTGGAAAGACGTTGACATGGTCGGACCCTTGCACCGGTTGCTCAAGCTCGATGTCATCATTGAAAAAGACACCATTGCCGCCTCCATCGCGGAACAGTGGAAGGGCAACGACGCCGAGCGCGACAATTTCGTCACGATGTATGTCGGTGCCGGAATCGGTGCAGGGATGGTCCTCAACGGCGAAATCCATCGCGGCATCAGCAACAACGCAGGTGAAATCGGGCATTACTCCACCGGCGTCATTTCCCAGGACTGCAACATTTGCGGCCGCAACGATTGCCTGCATGCCTCATTGTCGTTCAACATGATTGCGCAGCAGGCACGCGAGCGAGGCCTGAACCTCACGGCACCAGATGACGGCAACGCCGAAGAGCGCGCGGCCGGCATGAACGAAATCGTGGCCTTGGCGCAATCCGGCAATGAAGTGGCTGTGGAACTCATCCGGGAATGCATGGGACATGTGGGCCAGGTTGCCGGACAGCTCTGCAACACCCTCGACGTCGGATTGGTGATTTTGGCTGGCCCCTTGTGGGCAGAGGTCGATGAATGGTGCCTCGAAGATGTGCGTGCGATCATCAACGAACGCTTCAGCTCCAAGCACGTGCACGCGATCGAGGTTCGCTCCTCGACATTGGGCCACGAAGTTGGCGCAATTGGCGGGGCCTGCGCGATCATGGACGCGAGCCTCTCGCCAAAGGCCGCGGCACTGTTGCTGCGCTAA